The following are encoded in a window of Phragmites australis chromosome 22, lpPhrAust1.1, whole genome shotgun sequence genomic DNA:
- the LOC133904922 gene encoding small ribosomal subunit protein uS7-like: protein MEVVESQVQEVKLFNRWTFEDVQINDISLSDYLAVSSTKHAIYLPHTAGRYSAKRFRKAQCPIVERLTNSLMMHGRNNGKKIMAVCIVKHAMEIIHLLTDANPIQVIVDAIINSGPREDATRIGSAGVVRRQAVDISPLRRVNQAIYLLTTGARESAFRNIKTIAECLADELINAAKGSSNSYAIKKKDEIERVAKANR, encoded by the exons ATGGAGGTGGTGGAGTCGCAAGTGCAGGAGGTCAAGCTCTTCAACCGTTGGACCTTCGAGGACGTccag ATCAATGACATCTCACTGAGTGACTACCTTGCTGTGTCTTCTACAAAGCATGCCATATATCTTCCCCACACTGCTGGGAGGTACTCAGCGAAGAGGTTCCGCAAGGCTCAGTGCCCCATTGTTGAGAGGCTTACCAATTCTCTTATGATGCACGGTCGCAACAATGGCAAGAAGATCATGGCTGTCTGTATTGTGAAGCATGCAATGGAGATCATTCATCTGCTGACTGATGCAAACCCTATACAAGTTATTGTAGATGCTATCATTAACAG TGGGCCAAGGGAAGATGCTACTCGTATTGGATCTGCTGGTGTTGTTAGAAGGCAGGCTGTTGATATTTCACCTCTCAGGCGTGTGAACCAGGCAATCTACCTTCTTACCACTGGAGCTAGGGAAAGTGCATtcaggaacatcaagaccattgCAGAGTGCCTTGCAGATGAGCTTATAAATGCAGCCAAAGGTTCTTCTAATAG CTATGctatcaagaagaaggatgagaTCGAGCGTGTTGCCAAGGCCAACCGTTGA